A region of the Thermoanaerobaculia bacterium genome:
GAACTCCTGCTGCATCCCCTTCGTGACGTTGAAGACGCCGCCCTTTTCCTTGTTGGCGACGTCCTGGCCCCACAGGAACGTGTCCGGGTTGGCGCGGAACTCTTCCTTGAGCGTCGCGTTCAACGCCTGGAGCAGCGAAAGCTCGTCGCCGCTTCCGTCCGGGTTCCCGTCGGCGTCGGAAGGCGTCCACGGCTCCGGTACGACGAACTCGAAGATCGTGGCGGGGTCGGGATCGGGGGCTTTCCGCGCGCGGTCGGCCGCCTCGTCGTAGACCCGGGCGTTCTCCGCGTCGATCGCCGACAGCTCCGCCTCGGTCGCCAATCCGTCGTCGACCAGGCGGCGGCGGAGCTTCGGGAGAGGGTCGGCGGCGCGGGCGGCCGCGAGCTCGTCGGGCGAGCGATAGAGCTCCTGGCGGTCGGAGTTCGAGTGGGGGCCGATGCGGACGCAGGTCGCGTGGACGATCGCGCACCCGCGGCCCGCGGCCGCCCAGGCGACCGCCTCCCGCATGGCGCGGAACGAGTCGAACGCGTCGGTCCCGTCGGCATGGATCACCGTGACGTTGGCGAACCCGCGGAAATTGTCGGAAGCGTACTCGTTGGCGGTCTGCTCCGCCTTCGGCACGGAGATGCCGTAGCCGTTGTCCTGGACGACGAAAACGACCGGGAGCTTCTCCCGGCTCGCGCCGTTGACGGCTTCGTAGAAGTAGCCTTCCGACGTCGACGACTCGCCGATCGAGCAGAAGACGATCGAATCCCGGCCGTAGTACTTGACCGCGCGGCCGAGGCCCGCCGCGTGCTGCGCGTGGTTCGAGACCGCCGACGACGTGTTCTGGATCCCGATCTCGGGTTTGGCGAAATGATTCGACATGTGGCGGCCGCCCGAGGCGACGTCGGTCGCCTTCGACATGCCGTTCCAGAGGATCTCCTCGACCGTCAGCCCGGCCGCGAGACAGGTCGTGAGGTCGCGGTAGTACGGGAACAGGTAATCTCGCCCGGGCCGGAAGGTCAGGCCGAGAGCGAGCTGGATGCCGTCATGGCCGGCATTCGGCGCGTGGTAGCTCCATCCGAGCCCCTGCTTCAAGTAGTTCGGGGCCTTGTCGTCGAGCGTGCGGCCGAGCTGCATCAGCCGGTACCATTCCCGGGCGGCCTCCGGGGAGGGTCTCGCCGGAGCGTCGGCCGCGCGTGCCGCCGGAGCGTTCGATGCGGGCCTCGCCGATGCGGCGGCCGCGGCTCTCCGCGGCGGCTTCGCGACCCCGGGCTCGCGGGTTTCCTGTTCGATCGCCATTGTTCCCCTCTCCGGCGCGCCGGGGGCGCCGCCGGACCTCCCCGGCAATTTACCAGATTTCTCGGCTATTCTTTTTCGGTGCGGTACCTCGCCATCGACTTCGGAGAGCGGCGGATCGGGCTCGCGACCTCGGACGCGACCGGCTCGCTCGCGACCCCGCGGCGGACGGTGCGCCGGGCGAGCGACCGCCGGGCCATCGACGAAATCGCCGACTTCGCCCGGCGGGAGGAAGTGGAGGGCCTCGTCGTGGGCCTTCCGCACCACGCCGACGGCCGGGAGAACGCCCTGGCCCCCCGGGTCCGCTCTTTCGCGCGGAAGCTGTCGGAATCGCTCGCGCTTCCGGTCGCCTTCGTCGACGAGCACCTGACGTCGCGGGCGGCCCTCGAGCGGTATCCCTCCTCGGAGACGGACGCCGCGGCGGCGGCCGTGATCCTCGAGGACTTCCTCTCCGCGCGGGCTCGGAGCGGCGATCGGCTCGGCGAACGGGAACGATGAGCCGGCATCGCGGACGCCGTATCGTCTTCGTTCTGGGGCTCCTCGCGACGGTCGCCCTGGCGACCGGTTATCGATGGATCCGCGCTCCGCGCCGGCCCGGCGCGGCCGGACGCGTCGTGATCGAGTTCCCGATCGGCACGCCCACGCGCCAGATCTTCCGAACGCTGCACGCGAAAGGAATCGCCCGCGACGCCATCCTCGCCGAGATCTACTACCGGGTCTTTCGGCACGGCGTGCCGCTCCGCGCGGGGGAATACTCGTTCTCGCCGGGCGAGACGCTCGACCGCGCGATCGACCTGCTCGAACGCGGTGAGGTCGTGCGGCACGTCGTCATCGTTCCGGAGGGCTCGACGAACGCGGAATGCTTCGCGCTCTTCGTCCAGCAGGGGATCGGGACCGAGCAGGGCTTCCACCGCGCGTCGCGCGAGCCGAACCTGCTTCCGGGGCCGCCGCTCCCGACCCCCGATCTCGAGGGGTTTCTGTTTCCCGACACGTACGTCGTCACGAGGTCGACGCCGACCCGCGAGGTCGTCGCGACAATGGTCGAGAACTTCCGGCGGCACTTCACGCCCGAGCTCGCGCGGCGCGCCGAGGGGCTCGGGCTCGCGATCCGCGACGCGGTGACGGTCGCCTCGCTCGTCGAGAAGGAAACCTCGCTTCCCGACGAGCGCCCGCACGTCGCCGCGGTATATCTGAACCGCCTGAAGCTCGGGATGCGGCTCCAGTGCGATCCGACGGTGATCTACGCCCTCCAGGAGCGCCACGAATGGACGGGACATCTTCGCCGGTCGGATCTCGAGGTCGACTCTCCCTACAACACGTATCTCTACGCCGGGCTCCCGCCCGGGCCGATCTGCAATCCGGGAGCGGCGGCGCTCGAGGCTGCCGTGACGCCGGCCCCGAGCGCGGATCTCTACTTCGTCGCGCGCGGCGACGGCGGCCACTACTTTTCCCGCACGTACGCGGACCATCTCGCGATGATCGCGAAGAGCCGCGCGAACGCGGCGGACGCGGAAGCGGCGCCACTGCCGCATTGACGCTGGCCCAAGACGCGTGCTACCTTCCCCGCACCATCCCCCATGGCCGAAAACGAGCTGATCCCGCGGCTGTTCGGGTCGTATCTGCTGACCGAAAAGCTCGGAGCGGACGCGCTCGGCAAGGTCTATCGCGCGCGAAAGATCGAGGACGCCCAGGCGTTCTTCCGGCTGCGGGTGTTCGACGCGCCCGGCCTCGACTCGGAGCCGATCCTGATCGCGATCGAGCAGAACGGCGCGGTTCACGACTTTCTGAAGAATCCGACGATCGCCCGCGACGTCGAGCTCGACTCCGTCGAGGGGGACGCGTTCCTCGCGTACCGCGAGGCGGGCGGCCGCACGCTCGATGCGCTGATGGAGGCGTCCCGCGCGAAGCCCTTCCCGATTCCTCCCGAGCACTCGCTCTTGATCGCCGAGAAGATCGCAACCGGGCTCGACCACGCCTACAACAGCCTCATCGACGGAGAGCGGACGCTCCACGGCCTCGTGTGGCCCGGTTTCGTCGAGATCACCGACGAGGGGGAGACGCGGCTGGTGGGGTTCGGACTGTCGGAAGGCGTGCTCGCGTCGCACCGGACGCCGGCGGTCCAGAGGCTCCTCGGCCCCTACCTCGCGCCCGAAGTGCGGGTCTCCGGCAAGGCGACCAAGACGGGGGACGTCTATTCGACCGCGGCGATCCTCCACGCCCTCCTCGCCGGCGCGCCTCCTCCGGAATCGCGCGCCGCCGATGCGGTTTCTTCGGCGAAGATGCTCGGCTCGGGCGAGCCGATTCCGCCGGACATCTCCGCCGTTCTCAAGGTGGCGCTCTCGCACTCTCCCGACGCCCGGTACGAAACGGCGGGAGCGCTCCGCCGCGAGCTCGGCAAGCTCCTCTTTTCCGGAAGATACGCGCCGTCGACCTTCAACTTCGCGTTCTTCCTGACGAATCTGCTGAGGCACGAGATTGCGGAGGAGCAGAAGAAGCGCAACGAAGAGTCTGCATTCGATGCGCTCAAGTACCCGCGGCCGGCGGTCACCGCCCGCCCGCCGCGGCTCGTCGTGGCGCCGCGCTTCGGCGTTCCGGTCGCGGCGGTGGAGACGGCTGAGCCCGCGAAGTCGCCGGCCGTGAAGATTGCGGTCGGTTCGGTCATTGCCGTCG
Encoded here:
- a CDS encoding thiamine pyrophosphate-dependent enzyme, translating into MQLGRTLDDKAPNYLKQGLGWSYHAPNAGHDGIQLALGLTFRPGRDYLFPYYRDLTTCLAAGLTVEEILWNGMSKATDVASGGRHMSNHFAKPEIGIQNTSSAVSNHAQHAAGLGRAVKYYGRDSIVFCSIGESSTSEGYFYEAVNGASREKLPVVFVVQDNGYGISVPKAEQTANEYASDNFRGFANVTVIHADGTDAFDSFRAMREAVAWAAAGRGCAIVHATCVRIGPHSNSDRQELYRSPDELAAARAADPLPKLRRRLVDDGLATEAELSAIDAENARVYDEAADRARKAPDPDPATIFEFVVPEPWTPSDADGNPDGSGDELSLLQALNATLKEEFRANPDTFLWGQDVANKEKGGVFNVTKGMQQEFGGKRVHNAPIAEDYIVGTANGFSRLDDKIRVVIEGAEFADYFWPAAEQMVELSHEYWRTRGKFSPNVTIRLASGGYIGGGLYHSQNIEGWLTTLPGIRVVVPAFADDAAGLLRTAIRSRGVTVYLEPKFLYNLPAARAKVRPGFAVPFGKARTRRSGTDLTIVAYGTPVHFALEAAAALEKEGKSVEVIDLRSLVPLDIETVLASVKRTSRALVAHEDKVHGGFGGEVASQIQQAAFAWLDAPVGRVGSTFTPVGFSRILERAILPSAEKVLAAAKQALEY
- the ruvX gene encoding Holliday junction resolvase RuvX; the encoded protein is MRYLAIDFGERRIGLATSDATGSLATPRRTVRRASDRRAIDEIADFARREEVEGLVVGLPHHADGRENALAPRVRSFARKLSESLALPVAFVDEHLTSRAALERYPSSETDAAAAAVILEDFLSARARSGDRLGERER
- the mltG gene encoding endolytic transglycosylase MltG; protein product: MSRHRGRRIVFVLGLLATVALATGYRWIRAPRRPGAAGRVVIEFPIGTPTRQIFRTLHAKGIARDAILAEIYYRVFRHGVPLRAGEYSFSPGETLDRAIDLLERGEVVRHVVIVPEGSTNAECFALFVQQGIGTEQGFHRASREPNLLPGPPLPTPDLEGFLFPDTYVVTRSTPTREVVATMVENFRRHFTPELARRAEGLGLAIRDAVTVASLVEKETSLPDERPHVAAVYLNRLKLGMRLQCDPTVIYALQERHEWTGHLRRSDLEVDSPYNTYLYAGLPPGPICNPGAAALEAAVTPAPSADLYFVARGDGGHYFSRTYADHLAMIAKSRANAADAEAAPLPH
- a CDS encoding TonB family protein translates to MAENELIPRLFGSYLLTEKLGADALGKVYRARKIEDAQAFFRLRVFDAPGLDSEPILIAIEQNGAVHDFLKNPTIARDVELDSVEGDAFLAYREAGGRTLDALMEASRAKPFPIPPEHSLLIAEKIATGLDHAYNSLIDGERTLHGLVWPGFVEITDEGETRLVGFGLSEGVLASHRTPAVQRLLGPYLAPEVRVSGKATKTGDVYSTAAILHALLAGAPPPESRAADAVSSAKMLGSGEPIPPDISAVLKVALSHSPDARYETAGALRRELGKLLFSGRYAPSTFNFAFFLTNLLRHEIAEEQKKRNEESAFDALKYPRPAVTARPPRLVVAPRFGVPVAAVETAEPAKSPAVKIAVGSVIAVAVLAVSGYLLSLKAPKPVAVPVRAAPKPVAAAAPAPAPAPPTTGMTPDQFKEEVARSLDEEVKKLEEQQKTKQVRAEAQARAASLKPVPAAIEPTISTPKPIALPGGAPARTAAPAPLGNIRPTAIPAGGAPAAPTVNRGDLVPISDVDRPPEIAAVVKPEYPPVARRMNISGTVVLSVLVTETGHVADVRTVREAGGRMGLTQAAQKAVRQWTFRPATKNGVAVKTWMTIPIPFVL